A genome region from Anopheles stephensi strain Indian chromosome 2, UCI_ANSTEP_V1.0, whole genome shotgun sequence includes the following:
- the LOC118508222 gene encoding proton-coupled amino acid transporter-like protein pathetic, protein MEKEPVPEGVELLPVKLDGSQITPSVYDPHKYRDVPNPTSTLGTFVHVMKSALGIGILSVPYAFKNGGLVFGVFGAFFFAMLCSHSAHILVSTSYKICKKERIPVLGFAETVEKACAQGSATVRTLGTALRNIIDWYLMLTTVVVFIVFVGTTLREVVNYRTGWDWTERTYILLVGVPILFITQIREIKYLVPFSAIAGFLILANIVISLIFIFQEPLTLENRRMLPTASTVAPYMGIVYFALDATCLIFPLENQMRHPQHYLGCPGIVNLNYICLAVLYSFFGAVGYIRYGDDVESSIILNFPTENVLVSCIQVLSAVAVLFSIGLIFYVPTEIAWKKLHTKVPKQWTGLAQSGLRLAMLLVNIAAACGIPHLGTFMGLLGAVLNPILALWIPLIVDTVYRWPNDFGHLRWRLAKNVTLACFGLFLLVTGTISSVRNIIELYQ, encoded by the exons ATGGAGAAGGAACCGGTGCCGGAAGGTGTGGAATTGCTGCCAGTGAAATTGGATGGAAG TCAAATTACACCCAGCGTTTATGACCCACACAAGTACAGAGATGTGCCGAATCCAACCTC CACCTTGGGCACGTTCGTGCACGTCATGAAGTCGGCCCTCGGCATCGGAATCCTTTCGGTGCCGTACGCGTTCAAAAACGGTGGCCTCGTgtttggcgtgttcggtgcgTTCTTCTTCGCGATGCTCTGCTCCCACAGTGCGCACATATTG GTCAGCACGTCGTACAAGATATGCAAGAAGGAACGCATACCGGTGCTTGGATTTGCCGAAACGGTGGAAAAAGCTTGCGCCCAAGGTTCGGCCACCGTCCGGACGCTCGGCACAGCGCTACG GAACATCATCGATTGGTATCTGATGCTGACAACGGTCGTTGTGTTCATCGTGTTTGTCGGCACGACACTTCGCGAGGTGGTCAACTACCGGACCGGATGGGACTGGACCGAACGTACCTACATACTGCTGGTCGGTGTACCGATCCTGTTCATCACGCAGATCCGCGAGATCAAGTATCTGGTCCCGTTTTCGGCCATTGCCGGGTTTCTTATCCTCGCCAATATCGTCATTTCGCTGATCTTTATCTTTCAAGAGCCACTCACGCTGGAAAACCGACGCATGTTGCCGACCGCATCGACGGTCGCACCATACATGGG CATCGTGTACTTCGCGCTGGACGCAACGTGTCTCATCTTTCCGCTGGAAAATCAGATGCGTCACCCGCAGCACTACCTCGGCTGTCCCGGCATCGTCAACCTCAACTACATCTGTCTGGCCGTCCTGTACAGCTTCTTCGGCGCCGTTGGCTACATCCGGTACGGTGATGACGTCGAAAGCTCCATCATACTCAACTTCCCCACCGAAAACGT GCTGGTTTCCTGCATCCAAGTGCTGTCCGCCGTTGCGGTACTCTTTTCCATTGGGCTGATTTTTTACGTGCCGACCGAGATTGCGTGGAAGAAATTGCACACCAAAGTACCGAAACAGTGGACCGGGCTCGCACAGAGCGGGCTACGATTGGCCATGCTGCTGGTAAACATTGCGGCCGCCTGTGGCATCCCGCATCTCGGCACATTTATGGGACTGCTCGGTGCAGTGCTGAACCCGATCCTGGCCCTCTGGATACCGCTAATCGTCGATACCGTGTATCGGTGGCCAAACGATTTCGGCCACTTACGATGGCGACTCGCAAAAAATGTAACGCTCGCCTGTTTCGGCCTATTTCTGCTCGTGACCGGTACGATTTCCAGCGTACGGAACATTATTGAACTGTACCAGTGA